One Gimesia aquarii DNA segment encodes these proteins:
- a CDS encoding S8/S53 family peptidase — MNILNGRSLIRFSLIIAIVTCCIHLSHQDASAQSMKQELCDCSPELTLLLRVNDVRRTATLVTKAGGKVVYDPNLGIGNDIPFLVVNLPPSKLNDKKFIDSLKLPSGVMEEIIPEKIVPQAEPEVTDTNVPELKAAPEADFDSLYVPLDDIKIPALRKRVAGKGLGEGTIVAIIDTGIDTTHPVFQDRVIFWNDATREGRMKLTRLRQLDGKIEIEPRKFIALPETIKENDYVFFGYIDEKKLGFQQGDIWTTLGKEGVDINRNGTKDDKLMVVVGSIPNPVFKKEAEKKEEEKKKASTEKKETDKDAPLVAKKPDLEKRDLPKEYTLAFVDVDMDGKFSKEEAKTPIIDFNTARKMQRDGLKVPYQTMLEFPSRTKRIAYPLLFRPDAKKQVTEITIAFDQQSHGTHVAGIVAGSGVQIEGAAPKAELMSIKVCSGRNCTDQAIIRGIIAAFFNPEGYVPDVVNISLGSHEGYLKRPLSILIQDLSAKFGTTFFVSASNDGPGYRTINGLAGSSPAVFVGAHVSANTLREHYRLAEGVNAPEHGLLYFSSLGPSYTGEMRPNVVAPGSALSSTPLNSDGSSMFNGTSMSSPIAAGAAAAMLSLVKADKAYEKVLERQKQKIQAIRKKSSDSKYSLTSLALSMRLALENSAMRMKGFTYAQQGAGLIDIDKAYPEFLRLANLTVNPKTQTAEFSINRYSKFNRLYDRSNNIAAHKKVDLDLNIDGEVSDRGSLLLKNTPAIVKLEKVEIQNSDGTVTTLDVNGNKEKIPFSIALPGKEEAQGNQISLVLSNSSKSYFYSTRKRELMETGKTYLAYYTVSQHGEREFSFLDVVHKPIELSDLQTEVNLPGIALRDSDRVAAFVVPQQTISAGAYHRYPIAITRRDSSLSVMLGFEAQSSGRLLVSVFNPDGKEIGYRVIQQTAQLGGDRSNASLTVKTKEEGIHEVVVSTYSGNWLNESKYDLLIEAQRFRASNDKLAISTVDSGRESEKLVTFLNSSGQVRSMSASLGGLTRVVPQEKFPILANYRTFRKLDIPYWRPESGESKTTSVRLTFPPDDKKYKGFSGRIDHRLYKKSPDGKMVQAYKGSFAGRGKSFNNIPRPEPGKPYETLYAAVDTFFTVPFDEGLKQSQGTITLDAYFPGIPVKMEGAFQLSILSVGRPDVYILKIKAPKKLIDASAAKTSHSSPSQATLEIPTKIGGVSKIKVTLPVTVTPDVKSTLAKQLIRSSISISTSDSRISDSIPIEISQ; from the coding sequence ATGAATATTTTAAATGGTCGTAGTTTGATACGTTTCTCTCTGATCATCGCAATCGTGACCTGTTGCATCCATTTGAGTCATCAAGATGCTTCTGCGCAATCAATGAAACAGGAATTATGTGATTGCTCTCCAGAACTCACCTTGTTGTTACGTGTTAACGATGTCAGACGAACCGCAACACTGGTTACAAAAGCAGGTGGTAAAGTTGTCTATGATCCCAATCTGGGTATCGGAAACGACATTCCCTTTCTGGTTGTGAACCTTCCGCCAAGTAAACTGAACGATAAAAAATTCATCGATTCACTCAAACTTCCTTCAGGTGTGATGGAAGAAATTATTCCAGAAAAAATTGTTCCTCAGGCGGAACCGGAAGTAACAGACACAAATGTCCCTGAACTAAAAGCTGCTCCGGAAGCAGATTTTGACTCACTCTATGTTCCACTGGATGACATCAAAATTCCAGCGCTGAGAAAACGTGTCGCCGGCAAAGGTCTGGGTGAAGGTACCATTGTCGCGATTATCGATACAGGCATTGATACCACTCATCCTGTATTTCAGGATCGTGTCATTTTCTGGAACGATGCCACACGTGAGGGCCGTATGAAATTAACCCGCCTACGTCAACTAGATGGAAAAATTGAAATTGAGCCCCGTAAATTCATCGCCCTTCCGGAGACAATTAAAGAGAACGACTATGTTTTCTTTGGTTATATTGATGAGAAAAAACTGGGATTTCAGCAAGGAGATATTTGGACCACACTTGGTAAAGAGGGTGTCGATATCAATCGAAATGGAACCAAAGACGATAAATTAATGGTCGTCGTTGGCTCAATCCCCAATCCGGTCTTCAAGAAAGAAGCAGAGAAGAAGGAAGAAGAAAAGAAAAAGGCAAGTACAGAGAAAAAAGAGACCGACAAAGACGCGCCGTTGGTTGCTAAAAAACCGGATCTGGAAAAACGAGATCTGCCCAAAGAATACACACTGGCTTTCGTTGATGTCGACATGGATGGCAAATTCAGCAAAGAGGAAGCCAAGACACCAATCATCGATTTCAATACCGCACGAAAAATGCAGAGAGACGGTCTGAAGGTTCCTTACCAAACGATGTTGGAATTTCCTTCTCGCACCAAACGCATCGCTTATCCTTTGTTATTCCGCCCTGATGCAAAAAAACAAGTCACAGAAATCACGATTGCCTTCGATCAACAGTCGCATGGCACACATGTCGCTGGAATCGTTGCCGGTAGTGGAGTACAAATTGAAGGCGCTGCCCCCAAAGCCGAATTGATGTCTATTAAAGTCTGTTCAGGACGTAACTGCACAGACCAGGCAATTATTCGCGGTATCATCGCTGCCTTCTTTAATCCCGAAGGTTATGTGCCCGATGTTGTGAATATCTCACTGGGAAGTCACGAAGGTTATCTTAAACGTCCGTTGAGTATCCTCATCCAGGATTTATCAGCAAAATTCGGAACAACATTTTTCGTCTCCGCATCGAATGATGGTCCTGGATATCGAACAATCAATGGTCTGGCAGGTTCCAGCCCCGCCGTGTTTGTGGGTGCTCATGTTTCTGCCAACACATTAAGAGAACACTACCGTCTTGCGGAGGGAGTCAATGCTCCCGAACACGGCTTACTTTACTTTTCCTCATTAGGACCGTCCTACACAGGAGAAATGCGTCCGAATGTGGTTGCCCCTGGTTCTGCGCTTTCATCGACTCCTTTGAACTCAGATGGATCGAGCATGTTTAATGGAACCAGTATGTCCTCCCCCATTGCCGCCGGTGCAGCTGCAGCCATGTTGTCATTGGTTAAAGCAGACAAAGCATATGAAAAAGTGCTGGAGCGACAAAAACAAAAAATCCAGGCCATTCGAAAGAAATCGTCAGACAGTAAATACTCACTCACATCATTGGCCTTGAGCATGCGACTCGCTTTAGAAAATTCAGCGATGCGTATGAAAGGATTTACCTATGCCCAACAGGGAGCGGGTCTCATAGACATCGACAAAGCCTATCCAGAGTTCCTGAGATTGGCCAATTTAACGGTGAATCCCAAAACACAAACTGCAGAATTCAGTATCAATCGCTATTCGAAATTTAATCGACTTTATGACCGATCCAATAACATTGCCGCTCACAAAAAAGTCGACCTGGATTTGAATATCGATGGTGAAGTTTCTGATCGTGGAAGCCTGTTACTAAAGAATACGCCTGCCATCGTGAAACTGGAAAAAGTGGAAATTCAAAACAGTGATGGCACTGTGACAACTCTAGATGTAAACGGGAATAAAGAAAAAATTCCTTTTTCTATTGCTTTGCCAGGTAAAGAAGAAGCACAGGGAAATCAGATCTCTCTTGTGCTCTCAAACAGCAGTAAATCCTATTTTTACAGTACTCGTAAACGTGAGTTAATGGAAACCGGAAAAACTTATCTGGCTTATTATACGGTTTCACAGCATGGCGAACGGGAATTCAGTTTCCTGGACGTCGTTCATAAGCCTATTGAATTATCTGATCTTCAAACAGAAGTGAATCTTCCCGGTATCGCTCTGCGAGATTCTGACCGCGTTGCCGCGTTTGTGGTACCACAGCAAACGATCTCAGCCGGTGCTTATCACCGTTATCCGATTGCCATCACACGACGTGATAGTAGTCTGTCTGTCATGCTCGGATTTGAAGCGCAAAGTTCAGGACGTTTGTTGGTAAGTGTATTTAATCCGGATGGCAAAGAAATTGGCTATCGCGTGATTCAGCAAACGGCACAGCTGGGAGGTGACAGGTCAAATGCCAGTCTGACTGTGAAAACAAAAGAAGAGGGGATCCATGAAGTTGTTGTCAGTACCTACAGTGGTAACTGGCTCAATGAGTCCAAGTATGACCTTCTGATTGAAGCCCAACGCTTCCGTGCATCAAACGATAAACTCGCGATTTCGACTGTTGATTCCGGGAGAGAATCTGAGAAGCTGGTTACGTTCTTAAACTCCTCAGGGCAAGTGCGAAGTATGAGTGCCAGTCTGGGGGGACTGACGCGAGTGGTACCGCAGGAGAAATTCCCGATTCTGGCCAATTATCGCACCTTCCGCAAACTTGATATACCTTACTGGCGACCAGAAAGTGGAGAATCTAAAACAACCAGTGTGCGGCTGACATTTCCACCCGATGATAAAAAATACAAAGGTTTTAGCGGGCGTATTGATCATCGCCTGTATAAAAAAAGTCCCGATGGCAAAATGGTTCAAGCTTATAAGGGATCGTTCGCAGGTCGCGGAAAATCGTTTAATAACATTCCTCGGCCAGAACCTGGTAAACCATATGAAACACTGTATGCGGCCGTCGATACTTTCTTTACAGTCCCCTTTGACGAAGGTTTGAAGCAGAGCCAAGGGACGATTACACTCGATGCTTACTTCCCAGGAATTCCTGTAAAGATGGAAGGCGCGTTTCAACTCAGCATTCTATCCGTTGGTAGACCGGATGTTTACATCCTGAAGATTAAAGCTCCCAAAAAGTTGATTGATGCCTCGGCTGCTAAAACATCTCACAGCAGTCCCTCACAGGCGACTCTGGAAATTCCCACAAAAATTGGTGGTGTGTCGAAAATCAAAGTCACGCTTCCTGTGACAGTGACTCCAGATGTGAAATCAACCCTGGCAAAACAACTCATTCGATCGAGCATCAGTATTTCCACTAGTGACTCCAGAATTTCCGATTCGATCCCAATTGAAATTTCACAATAG
- a CDS encoding tetratricopeptide repeat protein, whose product MNDNPDKDLPEDNTPDPSESTSEENSIPEEANEKQETVTGQSDSGTEQTSESDEGLPEWEPLTPELVEDEAIRGDFMLRWAAILLACLFAATIISETQTLVHVKTGQYLASHGFWPPATDVFSYTAMDRPWNNNSWLFDLTLSGVYGVLGDTGLSLFKILLLGITFYVIVHLCQREISTWWGSILAVLALIACFPQLTVTPEIITILGVVLTLRCLQSWQEQNSSRALWTLVPLFLVWANFDPRVFLGVLLLLLYVLGETVATMMNRSVLNDDTDYQALWMVFGGSLVATLLNPTGWHSLTAGISYYTVDYPILRSMFAGTLRPEELGYFSMTSPMFWQSLNHYTVAAFILILLTFVSFILNQAKMSWGQLFVFVGFCGMSILASHELVVTSVLCAIFANMNFQVWYRDNFRQTYSVETSELLFSRGGRALTVLTFFALAYFVVSGRFQGQASVRHAVGMGFSPALNRSIEGYRSALADSLDDRPFHFVLGQGDILIWLGQKSFIDNRISLFAGTGENDLIDLHDKTRRALRVQREGQPGSGNSEVWKKTFDQFEVTHVIPRLSGMNPDYRTFYDLLANRDDWQLIDLNAVTAVFYRTDTDDKNVEAFLADHPFDFKQRAFRDQKDFPDLRPDWARPKSFYSRYFLPQIHTVENDVQTARHYLGLMSLTGNNHEMASSFAILAIQLANQGLIENPNSAEAYRILGSAYGYLASLESQLMAPPVARNQQRQAVRIDRMRYFQILHAYHQSLIIDPDFAPTHLFLFDLYSNMGKIDLAHHELKTYLDMIDGQEQFTDDDFARLRAYTDHLEKLKTQIDLITQEQEKLLAEGTDRLQLASQAYQNGFVLLAERHLDDPVYVAQNPLAQNLKASILMEVGQPEEAHSQMARLESLAQKDPRIPWRAQAAFTNLGNGNYRTCFDLWLQEIRTQEEARVAGLLQTLPLIQPASNSFWPTQHAVSIMNYLYGLSQQQAPLKLNLAKCKIETGQPEDAVTILREIIEEQSDSPYRPIVRFYLYQITGELIPLQPDVAAGQSEPEQNEQPLVAPKP is encoded by the coding sequence GTGAACGATAATCCAGACAAAGATTTGCCTGAAGACAACACTCCCGATCCCTCTGAGTCAACCTCTGAAGAAAATTCCATTCCTGAAGAAGCAAATGAAAAACAGGAAACCGTTACGGGCCAGTCAGATTCTGGAACAGAGCAAACATCTGAGAGCGACGAAGGGCTTCCGGAGTGGGAGCCATTAACGCCTGAATTAGTTGAAGATGAAGCAATCCGTGGCGATTTTATGTTGCGCTGGGCTGCCATTTTATTGGCTTGTTTATTTGCCGCCACGATTATCTCAGAGACACAGACTCTGGTGCACGTCAAAACGGGACAATATTTAGCCAGCCATGGATTCTGGCCTCCTGCAACCGACGTATTTTCATATACCGCTATGGATCGCCCCTGGAATAACAACTCCTGGTTATTCGATTTAACGCTTTCCGGTGTGTATGGCGTTTTAGGCGATACTGGTTTGAGTTTGTTTAAGATTCTTTTACTGGGTATCACTTTTTATGTCATTGTGCATCTTTGTCAGCGGGAGATTTCCACCTGGTGGGGTTCCATTCTCGCCGTGCTGGCATTGATTGCCTGTTTTCCACAGCTCACGGTCACTCCGGAAATCATTACAATTCTAGGTGTGGTGCTCACATTACGTTGCCTGCAGTCTTGGCAGGAACAAAATTCCTCTCGTGCTCTCTGGACTTTGGTCCCACTTTTTTTAGTGTGGGCCAATTTTGATCCTCGCGTCTTTCTCGGGGTGTTGTTACTGCTGCTTTACGTCTTGGGAGAGACCGTCGCGACGATGATGAATCGGTCTGTCTTGAATGATGACACCGATTATCAAGCTTTGTGGATGGTTTTCGGGGGCAGTCTGGTTGCCACATTGCTGAATCCAACAGGCTGGCATTCTCTGACAGCAGGAATATCGTATTACACTGTTGATTATCCCATTCTGCGCTCCATGTTTGCGGGCACCCTACGGCCGGAAGAACTTGGTTATTTCTCAATGACATCTCCGATGTTCTGGCAGTCTCTAAATCACTATACCGTAGCGGCCTTTATTTTGATTTTACTTACCTTTGTCAGTTTTATACTCAATCAGGCGAAGATGAGCTGGGGGCAATTGTTTGTATTTGTCGGGTTTTGTGGAATGTCAATTCTGGCCAGCCATGAGCTCGTGGTGACAAGTGTTCTCTGTGCCATCTTTGCGAATATGAATTTTCAAGTCTGGTATCGAGATAATTTTCGCCAGACTTATAGCGTGGAAACATCCGAGCTTTTGTTTTCGCGAGGCGGACGTGCCTTAACAGTACTGACGTTTTTTGCACTGGCCTATTTTGTGGTCAGCGGTCGATTTCAAGGGCAGGCTTCAGTTCGGCATGCGGTCGGTATGGGATTCAGCCCTGCACTCAACCGATCCATCGAAGGTTACCGCAGTGCTCTCGCTGACTCTTTAGATGATCGACCGTTTCATTTTGTGTTGGGGCAAGGTGATATTTTGATCTGGCTGGGTCAGAAGTCATTTATCGATAATCGTATCTCTTTATTTGCAGGAACGGGCGAAAATGATCTGATCGATTTGCATGATAAAACACGACGGGCATTGCGAGTTCAACGTGAAGGACAACCGGGAAGTGGAAATTCGGAAGTCTGGAAAAAGACCTTCGATCAATTTGAGGTCACTCATGTTATTCCGCGTTTATCAGGTATGAATCCTGATTACCGTACGTTTTATGACTTACTCGCCAATCGAGACGACTGGCAGTTGATTGATTTGAATGCGGTTACAGCCGTCTTTTATCGCACAGATACGGATGACAAAAATGTGGAAGCCTTCCTGGCTGACCATCCATTTGACTTCAAACAACGAGCGTTTCGCGATCAAAAAGACTTCCCGGACTTACGGCCTGACTGGGCGCGGCCAAAGTCGTTCTACAGCCGTTATTTTTTGCCACAAATACATACTGTGGAGAATGATGTTCAAACGGCCCGTCATTACCTGGGACTCATGTCACTGACAGGCAATAACCATGAAATGGCATCAAGCTTTGCCATTCTTGCGATTCAATTGGCGAACCAGGGTTTGATTGAAAACCCCAATAGTGCCGAAGCTTATCGAATACTCGGTAGCGCTTATGGATATCTGGCAAGTCTCGAATCACAGTTAATGGCACCTCCAGTAGCTCGAAATCAGCAGAGACAAGCGGTGAGAATTGACCGCATGCGTTATTTTCAAATCTTGCATGCCTATCATCAGTCATTGATTATTGATCCTGATTTTGCTCCGACGCATCTCTTCCTATTTGACCTCTATTCAAACATGGGGAAAATCGATCTGGCACATCATGAATTAAAAACGTACCTCGATATGATTGATGGACAGGAACAATTCACAGACGATGATTTCGCGCGGCTCCGGGCTTATACCGATCATCTGGAAAAACTCAAAACTCAGATCGACCTGATTACACAGGAACAAGAGAAGCTGCTTGCGGAAGGTACAGACCGTCTGCAATTGGCCAGTCAGGCTTACCAGAATGGATTTGTATTATTGGCGGAGCGTCATCTGGATGATCCCGTTTATGTTGCACAAAACCCACTTGCACAAAACTTGAAAGCAAGCATTCTGATGGAAGTGGGACAACCTGAAGAAGCACATTCTCAAATGGCGCGACTGGAAAGTCTTGCACAAAAAGATCCTCGAATTCCCTGGCGTGCACAGGCCGCATTTACCAATTTGGGAAATGGAAACTATCGGACCTGCTTCGATTTGTGGCTACAGGAAATTAGAACGCAAGAAGAAGCACGGGTCGCTGGTTTACTACAAACTCTGCCTTTGATTCAGCCTGCTTCCAATAGCTTTTGGCCGACTCAGCATGCTGTTTCGATTATGAACTACCTGTATGGGCTTTCTCAGCAGCAAGCACCTCTTAAGCTGAACCTTGCCAAGTGTAAGATCGAAACAGGGCAACCTGAAGATGCTGTTACAATTTTACGCGAAATCATCGAAGAACAGTCAGACAGTCCTTATCGACCAATCGTTCGCTTCTATCTCTATCAAATCACTGGTGAGTTGATCCCGCTTCAGCCAGACGTCGCCGCCGGACAGTCTGAACCTGAGCAAAACGAACAGCCCTTAGTGGCTCCCAAACCTTAA
- the serS gene encoding serine--tRNA ligase, translating into MLDLQFICENQEAILENCRNRGIEVDLQQLTKLDQRRRELIVQGDQVRQEQKSISSQIPKAADNEAKQSLIAQGKELREQVSAIDIELREVESMLKVEQARVPNLAHPDVPVGKEDKANTVVRIWGEKPVFDFEPLDHVQLAEKHDLIDFEAGTRVAGHGFYYLKNEAVLLEMALCQYAMQKLVQEGFILHSTPDLARKEILEGIGFNPRGDETQIYSVENTDLSLVATAEITLGGSLKDQILDRESLPRKIAGLSHCFRTEAGAHGKATRGIYRVHQFSKVEMFAFTEPTNAASDAMHEEIVRIEEEIFQGLGLHYRVVDTCTGDLGAPAYRKYDLEAWMPGRGEQGAYGEVTSASNCTDYQSRRLATRCKSSAKKGTEFVYTLNGTAVSIARAIIAVLENNQQADGTILVPEVLQPWVGKEKIG; encoded by the coding sequence ATGTTGGATTTGCAGTTTATTTGCGAGAATCAGGAAGCAATTCTTGAGAATTGTCGCAATCGTGGAATTGAGGTCGATCTGCAACAACTCACAAAGCTGGATCAGCGACGACGTGAACTGATTGTCCAAGGAGATCAGGTTCGCCAGGAGCAGAAGTCGATTTCGTCTCAAATTCCTAAAGCTGCCGATAACGAAGCGAAACAGTCCTTGATTGCCCAGGGCAAAGAATTGCGCGAGCAGGTGTCTGCGATTGACATCGAACTGCGTGAAGTAGAATCGATGTTGAAGGTGGAACAGGCACGGGTACCCAACCTGGCTCATCCGGATGTGCCTGTTGGCAAGGAAGATAAAGCAAACACAGTCGTTCGCATATGGGGTGAGAAGCCTGTATTCGATTTTGAGCCATTGGATCACGTACAACTGGCAGAAAAGCATGACCTGATTGATTTCGAAGCGGGTACGCGCGTCGCCGGACACGGATTTTATTACCTGAAGAATGAAGCGGTTTTACTGGAGATGGCGCTTTGTCAATACGCCATGCAGAAACTCGTACAAGAAGGATTTATACTCCATAGTACTCCTGATCTGGCACGCAAAGAGATTCTGGAAGGGATTGGCTTTAATCCCCGAGGAGACGAGACACAAATCTATTCGGTAGAGAACACTGATCTCAGTCTTGTGGCAACAGCGGAAATTACTCTGGGGGGATCTCTCAAAGATCAGATTCTGGATCGCGAGAGTCTGCCACGCAAAATTGCGGGTCTCTCTCACTGCTTCCGAACCGAGGCGGGGGCACACGGTAAAGCCACACGCGGTATCTATCGCGTCCATCAATTTTCTAAAGTCGAAATGTTTGCGTTCACAGAACCCACGAATGCCGCTTCAGATGCGATGCATGAAGAGATTGTGCGAATTGAAGAAGAAATCTTTCAGGGATTGGGATTGCACTATCGTGTGGTAGATACTTGCACGGGAGATCTCGGAGCACCTGCTTACCGAAAATACGATTTGGAAGCCTGGATGCCTGGTCGAGGCGAACAAGGTGCATACGGCGAGGTTACTTCGGCTTCTAACTGCACGGATTACCAGTCTCGGCGATTGGCGACTCGTTGTAAATCCAGTGCTAAGAAAGGGACCGAGTTTGTGTATACTCTGAACGGTACTGCGGTTTCGATTGCGCGGGCGATTATTGCCGTTCTGGAGAATAATCAGCAGGCAGATGGTACGATTCTGGTGCCAGAAGTCCTTCAACCCTGGGTTGGAAAAGAAAAGATTGGGTAA
- a CDS encoding putative quinol monooxygenase, producing MIFVIANIELAEGKQAAFLEAFRQLVPQVLAEEGCIEYGPAVDEDTDIPIQVKNGDQIVTVMEKWESVETLKAHLAAPHMQAYREQVADLVKGTTIKILKPA from the coding sequence ATGATTTTTGTCATTGCGAATATTGAATTAGCAGAAGGAAAACAGGCTGCCTTTTTGGAAGCCTTTCGTCAATTAGTCCCACAAGTCCTGGCTGAAGAAGGCTGTATTGAATATGGACCAGCCGTCGACGAAGATACAGATATCCCCATCCAAGTCAAGAATGGCGATCAGATTGTTACGGTCATGGAAAAGTGGGAAAGTGTGGAAACACTCAAAGCGCATCTCGCCGCACCGCATATGCAGGCTTATCGGGAGCAGGTTGCTGATCTGGTGAAAGGAACTACGATCAAAATCCTGAAGCCAGCTTGA
- a CDS encoding amidohydrolase: MFAQIRKFDCSAGIVLFFCGIVSELPAETASVILKNGKVITLDDQSRVAQAIAIRGGKILTVGSDADVMQLKGEQTNVISLDGKTVIPGLIESHVHAYRAARGELLQPHQELNSIAEIQNWIRAKAKEVPQGRWIVVPRTDITRLKERRHPTPEELDEACKTHPIRLTVARKDVLNTLGFQTLGIHNDQDRLVNVRILFDQAGKPLMLEGAGAALRKLIPQQAVPTENVREVLKRLHAIYNSVGITSILERGSGVAEYREYELMNQQKELTVRMTMTIRQQLRSAAAVKEFTEKLGLVTGDGDDWVRVGPLKISVDGGIHWGNTRLSEPYGEKRRQFYKLQDANYRGDLFYSRELMETVFEAAQKLGWQMCCHATGDGSVNEILSALENVKQRLPMKGRRFCITHAYFPTTESVKRSKQLGVCYDTQTYLFYRDADAINQIYGPDWVDRFMGLKTFVDGGVPIAINSDHMNGFDPDHSMNAFNPFLALYIAVTRKDIQGNVYGPYQKLTREQALRCMTSDAAYISFEEKVKGTLEPGKFADLVVLDRDYLKCPENEIKHIKPLLTLVDGKIVYDASKKSEP; encoded by the coding sequence ATGTTTGCTCAAATCAGAAAGTTTGATTGTTCTGCTGGTATCGTTTTATTTTTTTGTGGGATCGTCAGTGAACTCCCTGCGGAAACGGCTTCGGTGATTCTTAAAAACGGTAAAGTGATTACGCTTGATGATCAATCCCGGGTCGCTCAGGCGATTGCCATTCGTGGGGGAAAAATTCTAACAGTTGGAAGTGATGCAGATGTGATGCAATTGAAAGGAGAGCAAACCAACGTGATTTCCCTGGATGGGAAAACCGTCATACCGGGCTTAATTGAGTCTCATGTGCATGCCTACCGTGCTGCCCGTGGCGAATTGTTACAACCACACCAGGAACTGAATTCCATCGCAGAAATCCAGAACTGGATTCGAGCGAAAGCGAAAGAAGTTCCGCAAGGACGTTGGATTGTTGTACCGCGCACGGATATTACACGTTTAAAGGAACGACGCCACCCCACTCCCGAAGAATTAGATGAAGCTTGCAAGACACATCCCATTCGGCTGACAGTGGCGCGCAAAGATGTTCTGAATACATTGGGTTTTCAAACATTGGGGATTCACAACGATCAAGACAGACTGGTGAACGTTCGAATTCTTTTTGATCAGGCCGGCAAGCCTCTGATGCTCGAAGGGGCAGGAGCCGCGTTACGAAAATTGATACCTCAGCAAGCAGTCCCCACAGAAAATGTCCGTGAGGTGTTGAAGCGACTGCACGCGATTTATAATTCGGTGGGCATTACCAGTATTTTGGAAAGAGGATCCGGAGTCGCCGAATATCGTGAATACGAATTGATGAATCAGCAGAAAGAATTGACAGTGCGGATGACAATGACGATTCGCCAGCAACTCCGAAGTGCGGCAGCTGTTAAAGAGTTTACTGAAAAACTGGGGCTGGTAACCGGTGATGGAGATGACTGGGTTCGTGTCGGACCATTAAAAATATCCGTTGATGGTGGGATTCATTGGGGAAATACACGTCTTTCAGAGCCCTATGGTGAAAAGCGAAGGCAGTTTTACAAGCTTCAGGATGCCAACTACCGGGGAGATTTGTTTTACTCGCGTGAATTGATGGAAACAGTATTTGAGGCGGCACAAAAGCTTGGCTGGCAGATGTGCTGTCATGCGACTGGGGATGGGAGTGTCAATGAAATTCTGTCAGCACTGGAGAATGTGAAACAAAGATTGCCGATGAAGGGACGACGGTTTTGTATCACACATGCTTATTTTCCCACTACGGAATCAGTGAAGCGCTCCAAGCAACTCGGTGTATGTTATGATACTCAAACTTATTTGTTCTATCGTGATGCCGATGCGATCAATCAGATCTATGGTCCTGATTGGGTCGATCGGTTTATGGGACTAAAAACGTTTGTCGATGGAGGCGTTCCCATTGCCATCAACAGCGATCATATGAATGGGTTTGATCCTGATCATTCGATGAACGCCTTCAATCCGTTTTTGGCACTCTACATTGCCGTTACTCGAAAAGACATTCAGGGGAATGTCTATGGACCATATCAGAAATTGACTCGTGAGCAGGCGCTACGTTGTATGACCAGTGACGCTGCCTACATCAGTTTTGAAGAAAAGGTGAAAGGCACACTTGAACCCGGCAAGTTTGCAGATTTAGTGGTACTAGATCGCGATTATCTGAAGTGCCCAGAAAACGAAATCAAGCACATCAAACCGCTTTTGACGCTGGTAGATGGAAAAATCGTCTATGATGCATCTAAGAAAAGCGAGCCCTGA
- a CDS encoding thioesterase family protein: MLDQPPRTGSLKTITFEVQQSHTITFTHKSEISVLSTPSLIWFLEQAALQFLEPWLDDQSLSVGTHVDVEHLAPTPIGATVSCTARLIYQDAPVYRFSVEAYAGQEKIAKGVHSRRIIKANQLVKRLKKQLDFY; this comes from the coding sequence ATGTTAGATCAACCTCCACGGACTGGCTCATTGAAAACAATTACCTTTGAAGTGCAACAAAGTCACACGATTACTTTCACTCACAAATCGGAGATTTCGGTCTTATCAACGCCGTCTCTGATTTGGTTTCTGGAGCAAGCCGCGTTACAATTTCTGGAACCATGGCTTGATGATCAGTCTCTGAGTGTTGGAACTCATGTGGATGTGGAGCACTTGGCTCCGACTCCCATTGGCGCCACTGTAAGTTGCACGGCCAGACTCATCTATCAAGATGCCCCCGTGTATCGCTTCAGTGTTGAAGCGTATGCAGGTCAGGAAAAGATCGCGAAGGGAGTTCATTCACGACGCATCATCAAAGCCAACCAGTTAGTCAAACGCTTAAAAAAACAACTAGACTTCTACTGA